The DNA segment TACGAAGACGAGCCCTATGACGCTCTCCTCGACATGTTCGAGGAGGGCCTCACAACCAGGGAAGTCGAGAGGATGTTCAGCAAGCTTGAGAAGGAGCTCAAGCCGCTCCTTGAGAGGATAATGGAAGAAGGTAAAGTCCCGCAGAGCCACCCGCTTGAGAAGGAGCGCTATGAGAGGGAGTGGATGGAGAAGGTCAACCTCTGGATACTCCAGAAGTTCGGCTACCCGCTCGGCATCCGCGCGAGGCTCGACGTCTCGGCTCATCCGTTCACCACCGAGTTCGGTATCCGTGATGTCAGGATAACCACGCGCTACGAGGGCTACGACTTCAGGAGGACTATACTGAGTACGGTTCACGAGTTTGGCCACGCACTCTACGAGCTCCAGCAGGATGAACGCTTTATGTTCAGCCCGATTGCTGGCGGTGTTTCCCTTGGAATCCACGAGAGCCAGAGCAGGTTCTGGGAGAACATCGTCGGCCGCTCCAGGGAGTTTGCAGAGCTCATTCACCCTGTCCTGGGGGAGAACCTGCCCTTCATGGCGGACTACACTCCGGAGGACGTCTACCTCTACTTCAACATGGTCAGGCCTGACTTCATCAGGACTGAATCCGACGTCGTCACCTACAACTTCCACATTCTGCTCCGCTTCAAGCTTGAGAGGATGATGCTCAACGAGGGTGTTAAGGCAAAAGACCTCCCGGAGCTCTGGAACGACGAGATGGAGAACCTCCTCGGCATAAGGCCCAAGAGCTACGTCGAGGGAATCCTCCAGGACATCCACTGGGCCCACGGAACGGTCGGCTACTTCCCGACCTACAGCATCGGAACGCTCTTGGCGGCGCAGTTCTACTACCACATGAAGAGGGACCTCAACGTGGAAGAGCACATCGCCAATGCGGACTTCGGGCCGATAAAGGCCTGGCTCCGCGAGAAGGTTCACAGGTACGGCTCAATATCCCCGCCGAAGGAGCTGCTTAAGAAGTCCATCGGCGAGGAGCTGAACCCTGACTACTTCATCAGGTGGGTGAAGGAGAGGTATCTGTGAGATTTGTTTTTTGCTTTTATTTCCTTCCCAGTTTTATGCCAACTAGACCCCCGACTAGGAGCCCTATTCAAAAAACCGCCGGCAGGCTCCATGAAATCTCTGGTCGGGCCTTTGACTCACTCTCCACCGGTTCAGGTCTGCTGCTTTCCCACTTCCCTCCGTACAGGCTCAGGGCTATCAGCGCGTAGGCATCGCCGTCGAGGGTCATGCTATTCCTTGGGCTTGCGAGCTCAAGGAATCTCAACGCCTCGTCTACATTCCCTCCCTTCGCACCGGCCATGTGGAGCCATATCAGCGCTATCGCCGTGGAGTAGACGTCGTGGTTCCAGGAGCCGTCGAGGTTGGGGGGCTCTATTACGGCGTAGTCCTCTCCATCCCTGAACCGGAAAACCGTCCTTTTGGCATACCCGCTCCCAATTAGGGGTATATAGTTTTTTGGAAATTCCGGATAGAGCCTCATTTTTCCCTTGAAGAAGCCGGATTCGTTTTCAAGGAGGGCTCTCCCCGAGCGTATCAGGAAGATGCTTCCCCGGTCCGGGATCCCCAGGGTGACGTTTATCTCGGCCCTTCTTCCGGTTCCGCCCCATGTTCTGAGGGTTTCCCAGCCGTTTGCGGTATAAATCCTCTCTTCAACCGTGTAGTTGGTAATCCCCCTAAAGCTCAGCCTCAGCGTTGCGTTTCCAATGTACTGCGTCCTTTCGAGAAGAGAGGATATAAAATCAAGCGTCTCCTTCGGAAGGCTCACCTTCTCTTCCTTCAGAAAGAGCAGCGGCAGGACTATACTCTCGTACGCTCCCCTCATATCGCGGTAGGGCATGGGGAAGACAAAGCCCATGAAGAAGTTGTCCAGATACGGGCCCACGAGCCTCTCCGGCATCAGCCTTTCCTCCAGCCATCTCCACTCTTCCGAGACGTTGTGGCCGAGCCTTGAGAGGGCAGCGATTGCATAGGCAGTTGCAACGATGCTTGGCGACTCGTTGACCCTGTTGAGCCCCGTCTGTTCCCAGAACAGGTAAACCGTGCTCCCCCAGTGGTTCCCGCTCTCGTTCCTCAGAAGGAACTGGGCAGCCTTTTGTATTTCCATGGAATTGGGGTTTTCTCCTGCCTCAAGGAGGGCTAAAATCGCCAGTCCGGTTCCAGCCGATCTGGAGAGTTCCCAGTAGAACCACTCCGAGTCCGGCTCTGGATAGTCGTCGGTTATTATTGCCGGAAAGGAACCGTCCTTGCTCTGCTTTGACTTTATCCATTCAACGAGTTGCCGGAACTCCGTGGAGTTCCTCGGGTAGCCGCTCCTTGCGAGGGCTATAACTTTGAGGCATGTGAGGTAGAACGTCTCGTTTCCCCTGAATGCCTCCCATCCGGAGACGCTTCTGGTGTTCCAAACACCGTTCAGGGTTCGGAGTTGATACTCGTTTATGTAGTGCTCCGCACCTCTGCCAATTAATGAACTGGCTCCGGCTGGCGGCAATATGAAACCGGGGATGAAAACCAGAAGAAGAATGATGGGGAGCTTCTCTCTCATACCGCACACCATGTTAAAATAGCAAAGGAGACTTTAACTTTTTGGGACCTCACTTAACGGCTCCCCGATCCACCCCACCGGTTCAACTTCTATCGCCGCAACTCCGTACTTCCTCTCCTTCTCCTCGGAGTAGAAGCGGCGGTAGATCTTTACGCCCTCTTCGATGCTCTCGACGCCAGGGAGGACGTTCTCCAGTCCTTCTTTCTCCAGCATCTCCCTGAAGGAGGAGTAGACCCTGATATCTTTCACCACGCACATCAGCCTGTTCTCGAAGATTATCGTGTCTCCTGGCTTAATCCCCTGCCTCTTCTCGTCGTATAATCTGCCCTCGACCTTTTTCCTGCCCTCGGCTATGGCCTTTAGATACTCCCCCTGGAGGCCCATTCTCCACGTCGTCATGGGACCACCTCACAGGAGGTTTCTGACGATGGCGGGACTTATCTTTATCAGCCTTGCGAGGAGCTTCGGCCTCTTAAGGATTGCCTTCGCGGTTCTCACGTGGTCATCGAAATCTGCCTGTCCCTCTATGACCTCTCTCGCTTCGGGACTTCCGAGGACCTCAAAGACCCTCTCAATATCGTCCTGGCTCATGCCTTTGAAGATCCTTCTGAACCTCAGGCCGAAGCTGATCTGCTTTTTCACGAAGAAGCATCCCTTCTCGTAATCCCCGAGCCTTCCGTCGAGGAGGGCCCTCCTCAGCGCATGGGCGCAGTACATCCCGTAGACTATTCCTCCGGCGGTGGTTGGCTTTATCTGGAGCGCCGCATCTCCAACGAGTG comes from the Thermococcus thioreducens genome and includes:
- a CDS encoding ASCH domain-containing protein, which produces MTTWRMGLQGEYLKAIAEGRKKVEGRLYDEKRQGIKPGDTIIFENRLMCVVKDIRVYSSFREMLEKEGLENVLPGVESIEEGVKIYRRFYSEEKERKYGVAAIEVEPVGWIGEPLSEVPKS
- a CDS encoding prenyltransferase/squalene oxidase repeat-containing protein, with the translated sequence MREKLPIILLLVFIPGFILPPAGASSLIGRGAEHYINEYQLRTLNGVWNTRSVSGWEAFRGNETFYLTCLKVIALARSGYPRNSTEFRQLVEWIKSKQSKDGSFPAIITDDYPEPDSEWFYWELSRSAGTGLAILALLEAGENPNSMEIQKAAQFLLRNESGNHWGSTVYLFWEQTGLNRVNESPSIVATAYAIAALSRLGHNVSEEWRWLEERLMPERLVGPYLDNFFMGFVFPMPYRDMRGAYESIVLPLLFLKEEKVSLPKETLDFISSLLERTQYIGNATLRLSFRGITNYTVEERIYTANGWETLRTWGGTGRRAEINVTLGIPDRGSIFLIRSGRALLENESGFFKGKMRLYPEFPKNYIPLIGSGYAKRTVFRFRDGEDYAVIEPPNLDGSWNHDVYSTAIALIWLHMAGAKGGNVDEALRFLELASPRNSMTLDGDAYALIALSLYGGKWESSRPEPVESESKARPEISWSLPAVF
- a CDS encoding carboxypeptidase M32; amino-acid sequence: MESVFQNETVREILTRYRRIWAIGHAQSVLGWDMEVNMPKEGILERSVAQGELSVLSQEFLLKPEFVELVEKAKSIEGLNEYERGVVRVLDRSIRISRSFPPEFLREMSEVTSQATKAWEEAKKSDDFSKFEPWLDRIIDLAKRAADYLGYEDEPYDALLDMFEEGLTTREVERMFSKLEKELKPLLERIMEEGKVPQSHPLEKERYEREWMEKVNLWILQKFGYPLGIRARLDVSAHPFTTEFGIRDVRITTRYEGYDFRRTILSTVHEFGHALYELQQDERFMFSPIAGGVSLGIHESQSRFWENIVGRSREFAELIHPVLGENLPFMADYTPEDVYLYFNMVRPDFIRTESDVVTYNFHILLRFKLERMMLNEGVKAKDLPELWNDEMENLLGIRPKSYVEGILQDIHWAHGTVGYFPTYSIGTLLAAQFYYHMKRDLNVEEHIANADFGPIKAWLREKVHRYGSISPPKELLKKSIGEELNPDYFIRWVKERYL